GAAGGTACCGACGATCGAGATCGTCCGCGATTTCGACGCGCCGCCGGAGCGGGTGTTCCGCGCCCACGTCGATCCCGAGATCTACGCGCGCTGGATCGGGCCGCGTTCGATGACCACGAGGATCATCCGCTGGGACGCCAGCACGGGTGGCGCGTGGGCCTTCGCCAACGATCGTGACGGCGAGGAGGTCGCTTCGTTCTTCGGCAGCTTCCACGAGGTGCGCCCGAACGAGCGGATCGTGTGGACCTTCACCTACGAAGGCCAGCCCGACGGCGTGTCGCTGGAGACGCTGACCTTCGAGGACCTCGGAAACGGGCGCACGCGGTTGAAGACGCTGAGCGTGATGGCCGATTTCGAGGCCCGTGACGGCATGCTGTCCAGCGGCATGGACGTGGGCGTCAACGAGGGTTACGACAAGCTCGACGCGCTGCTGGCGAAGGAGAGCTGAGATGATGCTCGCGCCCAAGGGTCCGGCCTGGCAGCACGCCCAGGACGCGGCGCGGTTCACCGAACTCGTCGAGTCCGCGTCGCCCGGCGACTGGGCGCGGCCGAGTCCGGTCGCGGAGTGGACGGCCCTCGACATCGTGCGGCACCTGGTCGAATGGTCCCGCGGATTCCTGACCGGTGCCGGGATCGAACTGCCCGCGCTGGACGTGTCGGCCGATCCGGCCGGGGCGTGGAAGCGGCACGCCAGCGACATCCAAGCCATTCTCGACGCGCCGGACGGGCGGGTGCTGTGCAATCCGCACACCGGCGACCTGCCGGTGGACGAGGCGATCGACCGGTTCTACACCGCGGACGTCTGGATGCACTCCTGGGACCTCGCCAAGGCGCTCGGCCGCGAACCCGAACTGGGCGAGGAGCGCTGCGACGCCGCACTCGCCGGCATGGTGCCGATGGAGCAGATGCTGCGCGACAGCGGGCAGTTCGGCACCGCCGTGCCGGTCGACGGCGACGCCTCCGCGCAGGACAGGCTCATGGCCTTCATCGGCCGCGATCCTTCCTGGACGCCCTGAGATCCGCGGCTCAGCCCGACAGTTCCACCATTTCGTCGCGAGCCTGGATCACGATGTCGCGCATCGCGCGCTCGGCGCGATCCGGCTCGCCGCGATCCACCGCGAGCGCGACTTCCTGGTGCAGCGCCACGGCTTCCGGCTGCGGTTCGGGCGGCATCAGGCCGTGCCCGGTCCGCCCGGTGAGCACCTCGGCCACCACCGCGGACAGCTGCGAGAACATCGGATTGCCCGACGCGGACAGCAGCAGGTCGTGGAAGTCGATGTCGTGCCCGAGAAAGGCGGCCAGGTCGCGGGCCTTCGCGGTGGTCGCCAGCCGTGAGCCGAGCGCGCGCAGCTGACCGCGCTGTTCCGGGGTGGCGCGCAGCGCGGCGAACCGGGCCGCGCTCGGCTCGATCGCGGCCCGCAGCTCGGTCAGCGTGCGCAGCGCGCCCTGCCGCTGCGGGCCGTCGAGCTGCCAGCGGATCACGCGCGGGTCGTAGTGGTTCCACTCGGCGTGCTCCCGCACGGTGACCCCGACACGCCGCTTGCTCGAAGTCAGCCGCATCGTCTCCAGCGCGCGCACCACCTCACGCGCGACCGTGCGGGACGCGCCGTAGCGCACCTGCAGTTCTTCCAGCCGGAGCACCGAGCCGGGGGGCAGCTCGCCGCCGGCGATCGCGGTGCCCAGCTCGTCCAGCATCTTCGAGTGCACCCCGTCGGCCATGCGGTGACCGTAACGTACTGACTCGATTAAGTAGTACCTTTCACTTGATTAAGTAGTACCTATTGGGTCTACTCTCTGCCGCGGACAAGGAGGTCACTTCCATGGCGGTCATCGTGGTGATGGGCGTGGCGGGCGCGGGCAAGAGCACCATCGGCACCGCGCTGGCCGGGCACCTCGGCGTCGAATACGCCGAAGCCGACGAGTTCCACCCGGCGCCGAACATCGAGAAGATGACCTCCGGCGTCCCGCTCACCGACGCCGACCGGTGGCCCTGGCTGCGGTCCATCGCGGACTGGATCCGCGCGCACGCCGGGACCGGCGGCGTGGTCACCTGCTCGGCGCTGAAGTACGAGTACCGGGACGTGCTGCGCGGCGGGGGATCGGTCTGGTTCCTGCACCTCGACGGCGCGCGCGAACTGCTGGCCACCCGGATGGGTGGTCGTTCCGGCCACTTCATGCCCACGTCGCTGCTCGACTCGCAGCTGGCCGATCTTTCCCCGCTGCGGCAGGACGAGCACGGGCGCACCCTCGACATCGGCGCACCGCCGGGCGAACTCGTCGACGCCGCGATCACCGCTTATCGGAAGGACCACCCGTGAACACACTCGCCGCGGCCGCCGGCGGCCACGACCTCCGCCTGCTCGGCGCCACCGTGCTGGCGATCGCGCTGATCGTCGTGCTGATCACCAAGCTGAAGCTGCACCCGTTCCTGGCGCTGATCCTCAGTTCCGGCGTGCTCGGGCTGGTCGCGGGCATGCCGGTGGACAAGCTGATCAAGAGCTTCAGCGGCGGGGTCGGCTCGACGGTGGCTTCGGTCGGCGTGCTGATCGCGCTCGGCGCGATGCTCGGCAAGCTGCTCGCCGACTCCGGTGGTGCCGAGCAGATCGTGGACACCATCATCTCCCGGTCGGGGCCGAAGCTGCTGCCGTGGGCGATGGCGCTGGTGGCCGCGCTGATCGGGTTGCCGATGTTCTTCGAGATCGGCCTGGTCATGCTGATCCCGGTGGTGCTGCTGGTGTCCCGGCGCAGCGGGCAGCCGCTGATGCTGCTCGGCATCCCGGCGCTGGCCGGGCTTTCGGTGCTGCACGGCCTGGTCCCGCCGCACCCCGGCCCGCTCGCCGCGGCCGGTGCGCTCAACGCCAACGTCGGCATCACCCTGGCCCTCGGCGTGCTGATCGCGATCCCGACGGTGATCATCGCCGGTCCGGTGTTCGGCAGGCTGGCCGCGAAGCTGGTGCCGGAGGCGAAGGCGCCGGAGCACCTGGTCCCGGAGTCGGTCGGGGACACCGAAGGCAACACGCGCCGCCCCAGCTTCTTCGCCACGGTGGCCACCGTGCTGCTGCCGGTGGTGCTGATGATGGGCAAGGCGCTGGCGGACATCCTGCTGGAGAAGGAGAACCAGCTCCGCCGGGTGCTCGACTTCGTCGGTGACCCGCTGGTCGCGCTGCTGGCCGCGGTGCTGGTCGGCATGGTCACCCTCGGCCGGGCGGCCGGGTTCACCCGCGGCCGGATGTCGAGCACGCTGGCCGATTCGCTCGGCCCGATCGCCGGCATCCTGCTGATCGTCGGTGCCGGTGGCGGGTTCAAGCAGACGCTGGTGGACGCGGGCGTCGGTGATGTGATCACCGAACTGGCCACCGGGGCGAACTTCTCGCCGCTGCTGCTGGGCTGGCTGGTCGCGGTGGCGATCCGCCTGGCGACCGGTTCGGCGACGGTGGCCACGGTTTCCGCGGCCGGGATCGTCGCGCCGCTGGCGGCCACCCTCGACCCCACGCACAGCGCGCTGCTGGTGCTCGCGATCGGCGCCGGTTCGCTGTTCTTCTCGCACGTCAACGACGCCGGGTTCTGGCTGGTGAAGGAGTACTTCGGCCTGACGGTGGGGCAGACGGTGAAGAGCTGGTCGATCATGGAGACGGTGATCTCGGTGGTGGCGATCGCGCTGATCCTGCCGCTCGGCGCCATCCTGTAGCCGCGGGGCAGCCGCCTTCCTTGCCGTCGCTCGCGGGATCGGTCTATATTCGTGATAGTCACCAAAGATGACTATCAGGGATCTTGCCTACTGTGTTCGACTAGGGAGCCGGTCATGTCGGTCGTGGAACTGACCACGTTCACCGTTCGCGCGGAGCGCACGCCCGAGATGCTCGCCGCGCGGGCGGGCATGCTCGAGGCGTTCCGCCGGGATCGCCGGGGCTTCCGCTCCGCGCGGCTGGTGCGCGTCGCCGAGAACACCTGGCTGGACTTCGTCGAATGGGACGACGACGCCGCCTGGGACGAGTCGAAGGCCAAGGGCGCCAACCAACCGGAGATCGCCGCGTTCTTCGGCACCATCGACGCGCTGGTCTCCTCCGAGCGCGGCGTGCGCTACGACGACGAGCCCGGCCGGGTCCGGACCATCGCCTACGGACCGGCGCCGTCGCAGGTGGGGGAGTTGTACCTGCCCGGAGGCGACGGCCCGTTCCCGGTCGTGGTGCTGCTACACGGTGGTTACCGGGACGCCGGGTCCGACCGCCGCCAGATGACCGCGTTGGCAGACGACCTCGTCGCCCACGGTTACGCGGTCTGGAACGTCGGCTATCGGCAAGTCGGCGAAGAAGGCGCGGGCCGGCCGGGCACGTTCGAAGACGTGGCCGCGGCCGTGGACGCCGTCGCCGATCTCGATCCGGTGCTCGACGTCACGCGGGTGGTCGCGATCGGGCACTCCGCCGGTGGCGGGCTCGCCACGTGGGCGGCCGCGCGGACCGAACTTCCCGAAGGTGCTCCTGGCGCCGATCCGCGTGTGCCGCTCGCCGGGGCCTTCACCCATGGCGACCCTCTGGACTTCGAAGCGGCCGACGGGCACCTCGACGTGCTCGATCCGGCGGAACAGGCCTGGAAGGTGATCCGCGACGGCGTGGACCGGCGCTTCGCCGGGCTCACCGTCTACGAACTGCCGCCGGTGGACGTCAACGCGGTGCTCGCCGAGCGCTACGACCTCGCCCGCGAGTACCGGTTCACCCGGACCTCGTTGTGGGACATGGAAATCCGCAAGGCGTCGGCCCCGGACAAGTACCTGCCCAACGTGGTGCGCCCCGGCAGCCTCGCGAAGTTCGGCGAGGGTGCGGACTTCGTGCGTGTCTCGGACCAGAAGCACTGGCTGGACCCGTCGCGGTACGGGACCGTCATCGAGCGGGTGCACCTCGACCACCGGAACCAGCGCGCGTTGTTCTACGGCCTCGCCGAGTTCGGCGAACTGCGGGCCGGGACCGGGCAGCCGCTGTTCCACGTCGAGCATTCGGTGACCGGCACCGAGGACCGCCCGATCAACCGCTGGCGCATCGTGTTCCTCACCGAGACACCGGATCCGGCGCTGACGGAGCTGTTCGCGGCCATGGCCGAGCAGGAGTACCTGCCCGAGTTCATCGAGGTGTACCTCCGCGAGGAGGTCGGTCTGGAGCCGCGACGGAGAACTCCCGCGCGCTGATCAGCTCCAGCAGGGTGCGCACGGCCGGGCTCGGCGGGCGGCCCGCGCGGGTGGCGATGGTGAACGGCCACACCAGCCCGGTGCCGCCGAGCGGAATGGTCCGGACCCCCGACAGCAGCCGGAGGTCCGGCACCACCGCGATACCCAGTCCCGCGGCCACGTAGGCGGGCACCGTGCGCAGGTCGGCGACCTCGACGGTGACCCGTCGCGGTGTGCCGGTCGCCTCGAAGGCGCGGTCGAGGGCGAGCCGGTTGCCGAACCCGCGCGGGTTGTCCACAAAGGACTCCCCGGCCAGGTCGGCCAGCGTGAGCGAACGCCGCCCCGCCAGCCGGTGCCCGTCCGGCAGCACCACCACGTACGGCGCCGAGCCCAGCGGCCGGGTGTCGAGCCCGGTCAGGTCCGCTTCGGGCAGGCCGAGCAGCGCCACGTCGAGCCTGCCCTGCCGGACGTCCTCGGCCAGTCCGGTCGAGCCGGTGACCGACACCGTGACGTGCAGGTCCACCAGTGGGTACCGCTGGTGGAAGGCGCCGAGCAGATCGGGCAGGTCGAGTTCGCCGACGCTGGTCAGGGTGCCGATGCGCAGCCTGCCGCGCAGCCCGGCGGCGGCGTCGGCGACCACGTCCCGCGCCCGGTCGACCGCCTCCAGCGCGGCCTTCGCCTCGGGCAGGAACACCTTGCCCGCCGGGGACAGCGCGACCCGCCGCGTCGACCGGTCGAACAGCTTGACCCCGAGTTCGCCCTCCAGCGCCCGGATCGTCGCGGACACGGTGGACTGCACGGCGTAGAGCCGCTGGGCGGCGCGGGTGAAGCTGAGTTCCTCGGCGACGGCGACGAAGTGTTCGAGCTGACGGGTCTCCACAAGCTGAATTATCGCATCGACCGATAACTGTGACCAGGATTGTTCGTTGGACTTGCATTATCGATCGGGCCATCGTGGAGGCATGCTCGAAACAGCCATCCGGCCCGCGCGGGTGTCGTGGCGGATCAGCCACGGCGCCGGGTTCTGGATCATCGCCGCCGCCTTCGCCGCCGCGCTCGCCTTCTCCACCGTGCCCACCCCGCTCTACGTGCTCTACCAGCAGCGCGACGGATTCCCGACCTACGTGGTGACCATCGTGTTCGCCGCCTACGCGGTCGGCGTGATGGCCAGCCTCTACCTCGCCGGGCACGTCAGCGACTGGCTGGGCCGCCGCCGGGTGATCCTCGTGGCGACGCTGGCCGAGGTGCTGTCGGCGGCCTTGTTCCTGGTGTGGCCGGAGGTGCCGGGGCTGGTGCTGGCCCGGCTCGTCGGCGGCGCCGGCATCGGCGCGCTGACCGCCACCGCCACCGCGCACCTGTCCGAACTACGCGCGGTGGCCCGCCCGCGCGAGGACCACGGGCGAGCGGGACTGGCCGCCACCGTGGTGAACATGGGCGGGCTCGCGCTCGGGCCGCTCGCGGGCGGGGTGTTCGCGAGCTACTCGGCCGAGCCGCTGCGGACGCCGTTCGTGTTCTTCCTGGTGCTGCTGCTGGTGCTGGCGATCGCCGTGGCGCTGGTGCCCGAAACCGTGGAGCGCGCCGAAGAACGCCCGGCCTACCGCCCGCAGCGCGTGGCACTGCCCTCTGGCGCGCGGTCCGCGTTCTCCGGGGCGGCGATCGGCGCCTTCGCCGCGTTCGCCATCACCGGGTTGTCGATGGCGCTGACGCCGACGCTGCTGGTGCAGGGCCTGCACGAGAACTCCCGGCTGCTGGCCGGTTTCGCGTCGTTCGCCGTGTTCGCCGCGGCGGCTTCGGCCCAGGTGGTCTTCGCCGGGCTGAGCACCAGGGCGCAGCTCCGGCTCGGCCTCGCGTTGATGGTCACCGGCCTGGTGGCGTTGCCGGTGGCGGTGACCACTTCGGTGCTGTGGCTGTTCTTCGCGGGCGGGATCGCGGCCG
The genomic region above belongs to Amycolatopsis sp. YIM 10 and contains:
- a CDS encoding LysR family transcriptional regulator, which codes for METRQLEHFVAVAEELSFTRAAQRLYAVQSTVSATIRALEGELGVKLFDRSTRRVALSPAGKVFLPEAKAALEAVDRARDVVADAAAGLRGRLRIGTLTSVGELDLPDLLGAFHQRYPLVDLHVTVSVTGSTGLAEDVRQGRLDVALLGLPEADLTGLDTRPLGSAPYVVVLPDGHRLAGRRSLTLADLAGESFVDNPRGFGNRLALDRAFEATGTPRRVTVEVADLRTVPAYVAAGLGIAVVPDLRLLSGVRTIPLGGTGLVWPFTIATRAGRPPSPAVRTLLELISAREFSVAAPDRPPRGGTPR
- a CDS encoding FCD domain-containing protein — translated: MLDELGTAIAGGELPPGSVLRLEELQVRYGASRTVAREVVRALETMRLTSSKRRVGVTVREHAEWNHYDPRVIRWQLDGPQRQGALRTLTELRAAIEPSAARFAALRATPEQRGQLRALGSRLATTAKARDLAAFLGHDIDFHDLLLSASGNPMFSQLSAVVAEVLTGRTGHGLMPPEPQPEAVALHQEVALAVDRGEPDRAERAMRDIVIQARDEMVELSG
- a CDS encoding gluconokinase, coding for MAVIVVMGVAGAGKSTIGTALAGHLGVEYAEADEFHPAPNIEKMTSGVPLTDADRWPWLRSIADWIRAHAGTGGVVTCSALKYEYRDVLRGGGSVWFLHLDGARELLATRMGGRSGHFMPTSLLDSQLADLSPLRQDEHGRTLDIGAPPGELVDAAITAYRKDHP
- a CDS encoding gluconate:H+ symporter, whose protein sequence is MNTLAAAAGGHDLRLLGATVLAIALIVVLITKLKLHPFLALILSSGVLGLVAGMPVDKLIKSFSGGVGSTVASVGVLIALGAMLGKLLADSGGAEQIVDTIISRSGPKLLPWAMALVAALIGLPMFFEIGLVMLIPVVLLVSRRSGQPLMLLGIPALAGLSVLHGLVPPHPGPLAAAGALNANVGITLALGVLIAIPTVIIAGPVFGRLAAKLVPEAKAPEHLVPESVGDTEGNTRRPSFFATVATVLLPVVLMMGKALADILLEKENQLRRVLDFVGDPLVALLAAVLVGMVTLGRAAGFTRGRMSSTLADSLGPIAGILLIVGAGGGFKQTLVDAGVGDVITELATGANFSPLLLGWLVAVAIRLATGSATVATVSAAGIVAPLAATLDPTHSALLVLAIGAGSLFFSHVNDAGFWLVKEYFGLTVGQTVKSWSIMETVISVVAIALILPLGAIL
- a CDS encoding MFS transporter, translated to MLETAIRPARVSWRISHGAGFWIIAAAFAAALAFSTVPTPLYVLYQQRDGFPTYVVTIVFAAYAVGVMASLYLAGHVSDWLGRRRVILVATLAEVLSAALFLVWPEVPGLVLARLVGGAGIGALTATATAHLSELRAVARPREDHGRAGLAATVVNMGGLALGPLAGGVFASYSAEPLRTPFVFFLVLLLVLAIAVALVPETVERAEERPAYRPQRVALPSGARSAFSGAAIGAFAAFAITGLSMALTPTLLVQGLHENSRLLAGFASFAVFAAAASAQVVFAGLSTRAQLRLGLALMVTGLVALPVAVTTSVLWLFFAGGIAAGAGAGLNIRASVATAAALAEPPSRGEVLAALFLAAYAGLVLPILLVGIALVWLPSSWALLGFSVLELALLAWAAPRALR
- a CDS encoding TIGR03086 family metal-binding protein, coding for MLAPKGPAWQHAQDAARFTELVESASPGDWARPSPVAEWTALDIVRHLVEWSRGFLTGAGIELPALDVSADPAGAWKRHASDIQAILDAPDGRVLCNPHTGDLPVDEAIDRFYTADVWMHSWDLAKALGREPELGEERCDAALAGMVPMEQMLRDSGQFGTAVPVDGDASAQDRLMAFIGRDPSWTP
- a CDS encoding alpha/beta hydrolase, with the protein product MSVVELTTFTVRAERTPEMLAARAGMLEAFRRDRRGFRSARLVRVAENTWLDFVEWDDDAAWDESKAKGANQPEIAAFFGTIDALVSSERGVRYDDEPGRVRTIAYGPAPSQVGELYLPGGDGPFPVVVLLHGGYRDAGSDRRQMTALADDLVAHGYAVWNVGYRQVGEEGAGRPGTFEDVAAAVDAVADLDPVLDVTRVVAIGHSAGGGLATWAAARTELPEGAPGADPRVPLAGAFTHGDPLDFEAADGHLDVLDPAEQAWKVIRDGVDRRFAGLTVYELPPVDVNAVLAERYDLAREYRFTRTSLWDMEIRKASAPDKYLPNVVRPGSLAKFGEGADFVRVSDQKHWLDPSRYGTVIERVHLDHRNQRALFYGLAEFGELRAGTGQPLFHVEHSVTGTEDRPINRWRIVFLTETPDPALTELFAAMAEQEYLPEFIEVYLREEVGLEPRRRTPAR
- a CDS encoding SRPBCC family protein, translated to MTETTISADEKVPTIEIVRDFDAPPERVFRAHVDPEIYARWIGPRSMTTRIIRWDASTGGAWAFANDRDGEEVASFFGSFHEVRPNERIVWTFTYEGQPDGVSLETLTFEDLGNGRTRLKTLSVMADFEARDGMLSSGMDVGVNEGYDKLDALLAKES